A section of the Diabrotica virgifera virgifera chromosome 8, PGI_DIABVI_V3a genome encodes:
- the LOC126890312 gene encoding uncharacterized WD repeat-containing protein alr3466-like: MKFHPNLPNILGLAFGNGIVTLKDIQTGENMISLEKHSAPITGINFTANQKTVITTGLDKKICIYDFVSGECVFCMNIHQSVTSSDISLDDICIAAGLDDRCISLYDISSGGSSILKKLGELDSPIRTVDFNSVDEQLAISPDKSLNLFTDRDSENNFVKTANYSEKCSYMKFHPNLPNILGLAFGNGIVTLKDIQTGENMISLEKHSAPITGINFTANQKTVITTGLDKKICIYDFVSGECVFCMNIHQSVTSSDISLDDICIAAGLDDGCISLYDIRDPLKPFMYTNAHNCPVNKVSFEKSPVFIEHLRDRNSETTLMDSDFGDQSYAVQDLYEAENDPEEKFKQDIMKMIKTNMDNLQAQLNEHCTKFQNFMISEFDSIQNAMNRWDVFNMGDNTEIVQALNSVGSKSVKIAYSKKSNGNS, encoded by the exons ATGAAGTTCCATCCGAATTTGCCGAACATTTTAGGTCTTGCTTTCGGCAATGGTATTGTAACCTTAAAAGACATCCAAACTGGTGAGAATATGATAAGCCTTGAAAAGCATAGCGCACCTATAACAGGAATCAATTTTACAGCGAATCAGAAAACAGTTATAACAACAGGTTTGGACAAAAAGATTTGTATATATGATTTCGTAAGTGGTGAATGCGTGTTTTGTATGAATATACACCAATCTGTAACATCTAGTGATATAAGTTTAGATGATATATGCATAGCTGCAGGATTGGATGATCGTTGTATATCTTTATATGATATTagcagcggcggctc AAGCATATTAAAGAAATTGGGTGAACTTGACTCACCAATTAGAACTGTAGACTTTAACAGCGTAGATGAGCAGTTGGCTATATCACCCGATAAGTCGCTTAATCTATTTACAGATCGTGATTCTGAAAATAACTTTGTGAAAACAGCAAATTATTCAGAGAAATGTTCTTATATGAAGTTCCATCCGAATTTGCCGAACATTTTAGGTCTTGCTTTTGGCAATGGTATTGTAACCTTAAAAGACATCCAAACTGGTGAGAATATGATAAGCCTTGAGAAGCATAGCGCACCTATAACAGGAATCAATTTTACAGCGAATCAGAAAACAGTTATAACAACAGGTTTGGACAAAAAGATTTGTATATATGATTTCGTAAGTGGTGAATGCGTGTTTTGTATGAATATACACCAATCTGTAACATCTAGTGATATAAGTTTAGATGATATATGCATAGCAGCAGGATTGGATGATGGTTGTATATCTTTATATGATATTAGAGATCCTCTAAAACCATTTATGTACACAAACGCACATAACTGTCCTGTAAATAAAGTATCATTTGAAAAGTCACCAGTTTTTATTGAACATCTGCGTGACAGAAACTCTGAAACTACTCTAATGGACAGCGACTTTGGGGATCAGTCTTATGCGGTTCAGGACTTATATGAAGCAGAAAACGACCCCGAAGAGAAGTTCAAACAAGACATAATGAAAATGATTAAAACGAATATGGATAATTTGCAGGCACAATTAAATGAACATTGTACCAAATTTCAAAACTTTATGATAAGTGAGTTTGATTCTATCCAGAATGCTATGAACCGTTGGGATGTTTTTAATATGGGTGACAATACAGAGATTGTGCAAGCTTTGAATTCAGTTGGATCTAAAAGTGTTAAAATTGCTTATAGTAAAAAATCTAATGGGAATAGTTAA